The following coding sequences lie in one Arthrobacter sp. SLBN-122 genomic window:
- a CDS encoding GNAT family N-acetyltransferase translates to MTHTIRTATTDDAGALAALAAVTFPLACPPSSSPADIAAHLADTLSEDHFEEYLADPDTTILVIDADGQLNGYSLLVDRPAADPDVTSVLTLLPSVEISKCYVHPDYHGLGAAAELMHASLQAAAALGGAGAWLGVNSQNARAIRFYDKSGFRKVGTKSFRLGSTVEHDFVLERPLP, encoded by the coding sequence ATGACCCACACCATCCGTACAGCGACAACGGACGACGCCGGCGCACTGGCCGCGCTGGCGGCCGTCACCTTTCCGCTGGCCTGCCCGCCGTCGTCGTCGCCTGCCGACATTGCCGCCCACCTGGCCGACACCCTCAGCGAGGACCACTTTGAGGAGTACCTCGCGGACCCGGACACCACCATCCTGGTCATCGACGCGGACGGGCAGCTTAACGGCTACAGCCTGCTGGTGGACCGGCCCGCGGCGGATCCGGACGTAACCTCAGTCCTGACCCTGCTGCCGTCCGTGGAGATCAGCAAATGCTATGTCCATCCCGACTATCACGGGCTGGGCGCCGCCGCTGAACTGATGCACGCAAGCCTGCAGGCAGCGGCAGCCCTGGGCGGCGCCGGAGCCTGGCTGGGGGTCAACAGCCAGAATGCCCGTGCCATCCGCTTCTACGACAAATCAGGCTTCCGGAAGGTGGGGACCAAGTCCTTCCGGCTGGGCAGCACGGTGGAACACGACTTCGTGCTGGAGCGCCCCCTGCCGTAG
- a CDS encoding D-2-hydroxyacid dehydrogenase family protein translates to MTHRLAILDDYQDVSHGFADFAALEAEGVTVTSYREPFTSPAALVAALADTTMVIAMRERTAFPREVFEKLPALELLVTTGMANASIDVAAAAEHGVTVCGTPGSPTAAPELTWALLLAIARHLPAEENSLRAGTWQSTVGVELAGKTLGIVGLGKIGRRVAAYAQAFGMDVVAWSQNLTAGAAAEAGARLVSKEELFTVADVATLHLRLSPRSENTVGEAELRLLGPEGILVNTARGPLVDQEALVKALNQGWIRGAALDVFDQEPLQAGHPLLAAPNTVLSPHLGYVTQESYRQFYGCALEDITAWLAGSPIRTISA, encoded by the coding sequence ATGACGCACCGCCTTGCCATCCTCGACGACTACCAGGACGTGTCCCACGGGTTCGCCGACTTCGCGGCCCTGGAGGCCGAAGGTGTCACGGTCACGTCCTACCGCGAGCCCTTTACGTCGCCAGCTGCGCTGGTGGCTGCTCTGGCGGACACCACCATGGTCATCGCCATGCGCGAGCGGACGGCGTTCCCGCGGGAGGTCTTCGAGAAGCTGCCGGCGCTTGAGCTGCTGGTCACAACCGGCATGGCCAACGCCTCGATCGACGTTGCCGCAGCAGCCGAGCACGGGGTGACGGTGTGCGGCACGCCTGGCTCACCCACGGCCGCGCCGGAACTGACCTGGGCCCTGCTCCTGGCCATTGCCCGGCACCTCCCGGCGGAGGAAAACTCCCTCCGGGCCGGCACGTGGCAGTCAACGGTGGGAGTGGAGCTGGCCGGAAAAACCCTGGGCATCGTGGGTCTTGGCAAGATCGGCCGGCGGGTGGCCGCGTACGCACAGGCGTTCGGAATGGACGTCGTGGCGTGGAGCCAAAACCTCACAGCCGGCGCTGCCGCGGAAGCCGGTGCCCGGCTGGTGTCCAAGGAGGAGCTCTTCACGGTCGCGGACGTCGCCACCCTCCACCTGCGGCTCTCCCCGCGGTCGGAGAACACCGTGGGCGAGGCCGAGCTGCGGCTGCTGGGCCCGGAAGGCATCCTGGTGAACACCGCCCGCGGGCCCTTGGTTGACCAGGAGGCCCTGGTCAAGGCGCTCAACCAGGGATGGATCCGCGGAGCCGCCCTGGACGTCTTCGACCAGGAGCCGCTGCAGGCAGGGCATCCGCTGCTGGCCGCACCGAACACCGTCCTTTCGCCCCACCTGGGCTACGTCACCCAGGAAAGCTACCGGCAGTTCTACGGCTGCGCCCTTGAAGACATCACCGCCTGGCTCGCCGGCTCCCCCATCCGAACCATCAGCGCCTGA
- a CDS encoding MFS transporter, with the protein MSGRQLARLPSSWILLACIGLLALNLRGPFVAVAPVVGLMQADLGFSPVVLGLLTSIPVLCFSLAAPLASLAARKFGAEFAVTLTILGVLAGVLVRSAGGPGLVVIGTVVIGLAITVGNIAVPLIIRRDFSPRRQGAAMGIYTAALNIGSFVTSVVTAPLAEAVGWRTALASVGVLAGAAIIFWILAVGPRTAFLPEPDGDGDEIRQAAVQGSAGITAGLTAGFAGQAFSYYAVTAWLPSYLNDELGMSASAAGAGSSLFQILAIVGGLGVPLVARSMSTTAVAVTLGVLWTTVPAGLLLAPGWWWLWSAFGGIAQGGGITLIFIAIIKLARDQASAGRMSATVQGVGYCFAAVAPPLVGFVHDVSGSWTAPLLLVLVSVLTFFAATTLSVRKVPKGR; encoded by the coding sequence GTGAGCGGACGTCAATTGGCCCGCCTTCCCAGCAGTTGGATCCTTCTGGCCTGCATAGGGCTGTTGGCACTGAACCTGCGGGGGCCATTCGTGGCAGTGGCCCCCGTGGTTGGCCTGATGCAGGCCGACCTGGGGTTTTCGCCTGTTGTCCTGGGGCTGCTCACCAGCATTCCCGTGCTCTGTTTTTCGCTCGCGGCTCCGCTGGCGTCCCTGGCAGCCAGGAAGTTCGGAGCAGAGTTCGCGGTGACCCTGACCATCCTGGGCGTGCTGGCCGGGGTGCTGGTCCGATCCGCGGGCGGTCCCGGGCTGGTGGTAATTGGCACGGTGGTGATCGGGCTGGCCATCACCGTGGGGAACATCGCTGTTCCCCTCATCATCCGGCGCGACTTCTCACCCCGGCGCCAGGGCGCGGCCATGGGGATCTACACAGCCGCCCTGAACATCGGCTCGTTCGTGACCTCCGTGGTCACCGCACCGCTGGCCGAAGCCGTTGGTTGGCGGACCGCCCTGGCATCGGTGGGGGTGCTGGCGGGTGCTGCGATCATCTTCTGGATCCTGGCGGTGGGGCCACGGACCGCGTTCCTGCCGGAACCCGACGGAGACGGCGATGAAATCCGGCAGGCCGCGGTCCAGGGTTCGGCGGGGATAACCGCCGGGCTTACCGCCGGATTCGCCGGGCAGGCATTTTCCTACTACGCGGTGACGGCCTGGCTGCCGAGCTACCTCAACGACGAGCTGGGGATGTCAGCTTCCGCGGCAGGTGCCGGTTCCTCGCTCTTCCAGATCCTCGCGATTGTGGGCGGACTGGGCGTGCCGCTGGTGGCCCGCTCCATGAGTACAACGGCGGTGGCGGTCACCTTGGGAGTGCTGTGGACAACTGTCCCGGCGGGCCTGCTCCTGGCGCCCGGGTGGTGGTGGCTGTGGTCGGCCTTTGGTGGCATTGCCCAAGGGGGCGGCATCACCCTGATCTTCATCGCGATCATCAAGCTTGCCCGCGACCAGGCGTCAGCGGGGCGCATGTCCGCCACCGTCCAAGGGGTAGGCTACTGCTTCGCTGCCGTGGCCCCGCCGCTGGTCGGCTTCGTCCATGACGTTTCAGGGTCCTGGACCGCGCCCCTGCTGCTGGTCCTGGTTTCGGTGCTCACCTTCTTCGCCGCCACCACCCTGTCCGTGCGGAAGGTGCCCAAAGGTCGCTAA
- the aceB gene encoding malate synthase A, which yields MNSFTDSFTINGITLTAQPICRQDEVLTPDALAFIAKLHRATAERRQELLQARRTRRADIAAGQDPRFLRETEEIRNDPSWRVAPPAPGLEDRRVEITGPVDKKMTINALNSGAKVWLADMEDSSTPTWRNVIKGQLNLTDALERRIDFTSEEGKEYKLRPAGELPTIVVRPRGWHLPEKHMLIDGTPIAGGIVDFGLFFFHNARRLLAQGKGPYFYLPKIENHLEARLWNDIFILAQDLLGIPQGTIRATVLIETITAAFEMEEILYELRDHASGLNAGRWDYIFSLIKNFRTRGPRFVLPDRGQVTMTQPFMRAYTEQLVRACHKRGAMAIGGMAAAVPNRKDPEANANALEKVRADKTREANDGFDGSWVAHPDLVPVCREVFDGALGSKPNQLDRLREDVTPDDRALIDVAATTGTITEQGIRNNIEVGIRYIESWLRGNGAVAIHNLMEDAATAEISRSQLWQWIYARAITDHGEIISHEWVEELLDEEFARLERFDGDRFEDARDIFEEVTLAREFPSFLTLPAYARYLTEAREKATVEELAAA from the coding sequence ATGAACAGCTTTACTGACAGCTTCACGATCAATGGCATTACCCTGACCGCGCAGCCGATTTGTCGGCAGGACGAGGTGCTGACGCCGGATGCGCTGGCGTTCATCGCCAAGCTTCACCGGGCCACCGCTGAGCGTCGGCAGGAACTGCTGCAGGCACGGCGGACCAGGCGGGCTGACATCGCCGCGGGCCAGGATCCCCGTTTCCTGCGGGAGACCGAGGAGATCCGGAATGACCCGTCCTGGCGGGTCGCTCCCCCGGCCCCCGGCCTCGAGGACCGCCGCGTTGAAATCACTGGTCCGGTGGACAAGAAGATGACCATCAACGCGCTGAACTCCGGTGCCAAGGTGTGGCTGGCGGACATGGAGGATTCCTCCACCCCCACGTGGCGCAACGTCATCAAGGGCCAGCTGAACCTCACCGACGCCCTGGAGCGCCGGATCGACTTCACTTCCGAAGAGGGCAAGGAATACAAGCTCCGCCCCGCCGGGGAACTGCCCACCATCGTGGTGCGCCCCCGCGGCTGGCACCTGCCGGAGAAGCACATGCTCATCGACGGCACCCCCATCGCCGGCGGGATTGTGGACTTCGGCCTGTTCTTCTTCCACAACGCCCGCCGCCTCCTGGCACAGGGCAAGGGCCCGTACTTCTACCTGCCCAAGATCGAGAACCACCTCGAAGCCCGGCTCTGGAACGACATCTTCATCCTCGCCCAGGACCTGCTGGGCATCCCCCAGGGCACCATCCGCGCCACGGTGCTCATCGAGACCATCACCGCGGCCTTCGAAATGGAGGAGATCCTCTACGAACTGCGCGACCACGCCTCAGGCCTGAACGCGGGCCGCTGGGACTACATCTTCTCCCTGATCAAGAACTTCCGCACCCGCGGGCCCCGCTTCGTCCTGCCGGACCGCGGCCAGGTGACCATGACCCAGCCGTTCATGCGTGCCTACACCGAACAACTCGTCCGGGCCTGCCACAAGCGCGGCGCCATGGCCATCGGCGGCATGGCCGCAGCCGTTCCCAACCGCAAGGACCCCGAGGCCAACGCCAACGCCCTCGAGAAGGTCCGCGCGGACAAGACCCGCGAGGCCAACGACGGCTTCGACGGCTCATGGGTGGCCCACCCCGACCTGGTGCCCGTCTGCCGCGAGGTGTTCGACGGCGCCCTGGGCAGCAAGCCCAACCAGCTGGACCGCCTCCGCGAGGACGTCACTCCCGATGACCGCGCCCTGATCGACGTTGCCGCCACCACCGGCACCATTACCGAACAGGGCATCCGGAACAACATCGAAGTGGGCATCCGCTACATCGAGTCCTGGCTGCGCGGCAACGGCGCGGTAGCCATCCACAACCTGATGGAGGACGCCGCCACCGCCGAGATCTCCAGGTCCCAGCTGTGGCAGTGGATCTACGCCCGGGCCATCACGGACCACGGCGAGATCATCAGCCACGAGTGGGTCGAGGAACTCCTGGACGAGGAATTCGCACGGCTGGAGCGCTTCGACGGCGACCGGTTCGAGGACGCCCGGGACATCTTCGAGGAGGTCACCCTCGCCCGCGAGTTCCCGTCCTTCCTCACCCTCCCCGCCTACGCCCGCTACCTCACCGAGGCCCGCGAGAAGGCCACCGTGGAGGAACTGGCTGCGGCCTGA
- the aceA gene encoding isocitrate lyase: MTAAFEPTQQTPEQQAAALELEWAANPRWEGVTRDYSASDVVRLRGRVSEEHTLARRGSEKLWKQLTEEHKEGKYTNALGALTGNQAVQQVKAGLRAIYLSGWQVAADANNSGHTYPDQSLYPANSVPTVVRRINNALLRADQIEFSEGIQSVEDWLVPIVADAEAGFGGPLNAYELMKSMIQAGASGVHWEDQLASEKKCGHLGGKVLIPTQQHVRTLNAARLAADVAGTPTVVIARTDAEAATLITSDVDERDQEFITGERTAEGFYKVRNGIEPCIARAKAYAPYSDLIWMETGTPDLELARKFAESVKAEFPDQMLSYNCSPSFNWRKHLDDATIAKFQRELGAMGFTFQFITLAGFHALNYSMFDLAHGYAREGMSAYVELQEKEFASESRGYTATKHQREVGTGYFDTISTALNPNASTLALVGSTEEGQFH, encoded by the coding sequence ATGACTGCAGCATTTGAGCCCACCCAGCAGACGCCCGAACAGCAGGCCGCCGCCCTGGAGCTCGAGTGGGCCGCCAACCCCCGCTGGGAAGGTGTGACCCGGGACTACTCAGCTTCCGACGTCGTCCGCCTCCGCGGCCGCGTCTCCGAAGAACACACGCTCGCCCGCCGCGGCTCGGAGAAGCTGTGGAAGCAGCTCACCGAAGAGCACAAGGAAGGCAAGTACACCAACGCCCTGGGCGCCCTCACCGGCAACCAGGCCGTGCAGCAGGTCAAAGCCGGCCTGCGCGCCATCTACCTCTCCGGCTGGCAGGTCGCCGCAGACGCCAACAACTCCGGCCACACCTACCCGGACCAGTCCCTCTACCCGGCCAACTCGGTTCCCACCGTAGTCCGCCGCATCAACAACGCCCTGCTCCGGGCCGACCAGATTGAATTCTCCGAGGGCATCCAGAGCGTCGAAGACTGGCTGGTCCCGATCGTTGCCGACGCAGAGGCCGGGTTCGGCGGCCCGCTGAACGCCTACGAGCTCATGAAATCCATGATCCAGGCCGGCGCCTCCGGTGTTCACTGGGAAGACCAGCTCGCCTCGGAAAAGAAGTGCGGCCACCTCGGCGGCAAGGTCCTGATCCCCACCCAGCAGCACGTGAGGACCCTGAACGCCGCCCGCCTGGCAGCCGACGTCGCCGGTACCCCCACGGTCGTGATTGCCCGCACGGACGCCGAGGCAGCCACCCTGATCACCTCGGACGTGGACGAACGCGACCAGGAATTCATCACCGGTGAGCGCACCGCCGAAGGCTTCTACAAGGTCCGCAACGGCATCGAACCCTGCATCGCCCGCGCCAAGGCCTACGCTCCTTACTCGGACCTGATCTGGATGGAGACGGGCACCCCGGACCTGGAACTCGCCCGCAAGTTCGCCGAATCCGTCAAGGCCGAGTTCCCGGACCAGATGCTCTCCTACAACTGCTCCCCGTCGTTCAACTGGCGCAAGCACCTGGACGACGCCACCATCGCCAAGTTCCAGCGTGAACTCGGTGCCATGGGCTTCACCTTCCAGTTCATCACCCTGGCCGGCTTCCACGCCCTGAACTACTCGATGTTCGACCTCGCCCATGGCTACGCCCGTGAAGGCATGAGCGCCTACGTCGAGCTCCAGGAAAAGGAATTCGCCTCCGAATCCCGCGGCTACACCGCCACCAAGCACCAGCGCGAAGTCGGCACCGGCTACTTCGACACCATCTCCACGGCGCTCAACCCCAACGCCTCTACCCTCGCACTGGTCGGATCGACCGAAGAGGGCCAGTTCCACTAA
- a CDS encoding helix-turn-helix transcriptional regulator, with amino-acid sequence MHFFTYPSEMPPSSWNRDVSQPPSTAAAELDVIALGRRVRHLRKQAGLTLDGLSAAVGTAPSQLSLIENGKREPKLTLLQHLAGALNVSIDQLLGAEPPSRRAALEIELERYQRGPLYESLDLPKIRISSRLPLDVLEAQVGLLHELERKMNEQVATPEEARRANGELRAMMRERGNYFPEYEAEAQNVLKEVGYTTGPLSQHVIADIAAHLGFTLHHVGDLPHSTRSVTDLKNRRIYLTQSQRQDHDPRSVLLQALGHYVLGHETPKNYGDFLAQRVATNYFAAALLLPEQATVEFLQKAKAAKEIAVEDIRDAFAVSYETAAHRFTNLATKHLGITTHFQKTHQSGIIYKAYENDGVNFPQDHTGAIEGQPSCKAWTSRAVFDVPDKFSAYSQYTDTPSGTYWCTARTERSASGEFSLSIGVPYQHVKWFRGRETTARATSNCPDPTCCKRPPATLASEWAGNAWPSARAHSHLLAAMPPGAFPGVDETEVYSFLQAHSGS; translated from the coding sequence ATGCACTTCTTCACGTATCCTTCAGAAATGCCACCTTCAAGCTGGAACAGGGACGTTTCCCAGCCGCCCTCCACCGCCGCAGCCGAACTGGACGTCATCGCCTTGGGCCGCCGCGTCCGCCATCTGCGCAAACAGGCTGGGCTGACGCTCGATGGCCTCAGCGCCGCCGTCGGGACCGCTCCAAGCCAGCTCAGCCTGATCGAAAACGGCAAACGTGAGCCCAAGCTGACCCTGCTCCAGCACCTTGCGGGGGCGCTCAACGTCAGCATTGACCAGTTGCTTGGCGCCGAGCCGCCAAGCCGGCGCGCGGCCCTGGAAATCGAGCTGGAGCGTTACCAGCGCGGCCCGCTCTACGAATCCCTGGACCTGCCCAAAATCCGCATCAGTTCGCGGCTTCCGCTGGATGTGCTGGAGGCCCAGGTGGGGCTGCTGCATGAGCTCGAACGGAAGATGAACGAGCAGGTGGCCACCCCTGAGGAAGCCCGCCGCGCCAATGGTGAACTGCGGGCCATGATGCGGGAGCGGGGGAACTACTTTCCGGAGTACGAGGCCGAGGCCCAGAATGTCCTCAAGGAGGTGGGATACACCACGGGTCCACTCAGCCAGCATGTCATCGCGGACATCGCTGCGCACCTTGGGTTCACCCTCCACCACGTGGGTGATTTGCCGCATTCCACCCGTTCCGTGACTGATTTGAAGAACCGCAGAATTTACCTGACGCAGAGCCAGCGGCAGGACCACGACCCCCGCTCGGTGCTGCTGCAGGCCCTGGGCCACTACGTCCTGGGCCACGAGACGCCCAAGAACTACGGCGACTTCCTGGCCCAGCGGGTGGCCACCAACTATTTCGCCGCCGCCCTGCTCCTGCCAGAGCAGGCCACCGTGGAATTTCTGCAGAAAGCCAAAGCTGCCAAGGAAATCGCGGTGGAGGACATCCGGGACGCCTTCGCCGTTTCCTACGAGACCGCCGCACACCGCTTCACCAACCTGGCCACCAAACATCTGGGCATCACCACGCATTTCCAGAAGACACACCAGAGCGGCATCATCTACAAGGCCTATGAGAACGACGGCGTGAATTTTCCCCAGGACCACACCGGCGCCATCGAGGGGCAGCCGTCCTGTAAGGCATGGACCTCCCGGGCCGTGTTCGACGTTCCGGACAAGTTCAGCGCCTACAGCCAGTACACGGATACGCCGTCGGGCACCTACTGGTGCACCGCCCGCACGGAACGGTCTGCCAGCGGGGAGTTCTCCCTGAGCATCGGGGTGCCGTACCAGCACGTGAAGTGGTTCCGCGGGCGGGAGACCACCGCCCGGGCCACGTCCAACTGCCCGGATCCCACCTGCTGCAAGCGGCCGCCTGCCACACTGGCCAGCGAGTGGGCCGGCAACGCCTGGCCCTCGGCCCGGGCGCATTCGCATCTCCTGGCCGCCATGCCGCCCGGCGCGTTCCCAGGCGTGGACGAAACCGAGGTGTACAGCTTCCTGCAGGCCCACTCAGGGAGCTAG
- a CDS encoding TAXI family TRAP transporter solute-binding subunit yields the protein MVPVREPGAPTGSGAPGGPAALRPRRSVLKSALAVGLSACLPSALAACTSGARPETLIVAGGEPGGFYLEFSTLLASALERHGLANHARAVATGGSLDNIAELRAGRAAFAVALADAATDQPGGDAAEIAAIGKVYENYVHCVVRKDSGIRDISGLAGRRVAVGQPGSGTSLTTPRLFEAAGLATSEGAAAPPAGTAAVENLGLNDGIAALKAETVDALFWSGGVPTAAIAAAQQDVALALLDLSGLLPELRRRYGGIYDRVLIPEGSYPGVPAVWTVGAPNLLLCRRDLDNATVERTVQLLVHSAAELIPQSSLGVQFLSAESLINTAGVPLHPAAADAYRALHG from the coding sequence ATGGTGCCCGTGCGTGAACCCGGCGCCCCAACGGGTTCAGGTGCCCCGGGCGGTCCAGCCGCCCTCCGGCCGCGACGGTCCGTGCTCAAGTCAGCCCTCGCCGTCGGGCTCTCCGCATGCCTGCCGTCTGCCCTCGCTGCCTGTACCAGCGGAGCCCGGCCGGAGACCCTGATCGTTGCCGGCGGCGAACCGGGCGGCTTCTACCTCGAGTTCTCAACGCTCCTGGCCTCAGCGCTGGAACGCCACGGACTGGCGAACCATGCCAGGGCCGTGGCCACGGGAGGAAGCCTGGACAACATCGCGGAACTGCGGGCCGGGCGGGCTGCCTTTGCCGTGGCACTTGCGGATGCCGCCACCGACCAGCCGGGAGGGGACGCAGCGGAGATCGCCGCGATCGGCAAGGTGTACGAAAACTACGTCCACTGCGTGGTCCGGAAGGACAGTGGCATCCGGGACATCTCCGGGCTGGCCGGACGCCGGGTCGCCGTGGGCCAGCCCGGATCCGGCACGTCGCTGACCACGCCACGGCTGTTCGAGGCGGCGGGACTGGCCACCTCCGAAGGTGCCGCTGCGCCTCCGGCCGGAACCGCCGCCGTCGAAAACCTTGGCCTGAACGATGGCATCGCCGCGCTCAAAGCGGAGACGGTGGACGCCCTGTTCTGGTCAGGCGGAGTTCCCACCGCGGCCATCGCCGCTGCCCAACAGGACGTGGCACTGGCCCTCCTGGACCTGTCTGGACTGCTGCCGGAACTGCGCCGGCGGTACGGCGGCATCTACGACCGCGTGCTCATTCCGGAGGGAAGCTATCCAGGGGTGCCCGCGGTATGGACGGTGGGTGCTCCCAACCTGCTCCTGTGCCGCAGGGACCTGGACAACGCCACGGTGGAGCGGACGGTGCAGTTGCTGGTGCACTCCGCCGCCGAGCTGATCCCGCAGTCCAGCCTGGGTGTGCAGTTCCTCAGCGCGGAAAGCCTCATCAATACCGCCGGCGTCCCCCTGCATCCGGCTGCGGCGGACGCGTACCGGGCGCTGCACGGCTGA